ATCCTGACCCAACCCGCCAAGGGCGACGGGCTCGTGGATCTCGTGCTGCGCGCGCTCACCGTGTCGACCCGCCGGGAGTACGAGGCCTGGCAGGCCGCCGCGGCCCGGCGCACGGCGGCGGCCCGGGCTCAGCTGCGCGACGAGCGGGGCGAGTGGCAACAGTTCGTGGTGCGCGCCCTGGACGAGCGCGGAGATCCCATCCCCGACTACCACCTGCAGCTGGTGACGCGCGACGAGAACCCCTTGCGGGAGACGGCCGCCTTCGAGACCGAGGTGCACGCCTACCAGACGGACCCCAGCTTTCGCTGCTTTCATCTCGACCTGCGCCGGCTCCGGCGGATCGACCGTGGCCGGCTTCGGGTCCGCGTGCTCGCCTCGTCGGGCTCGACGCTGGTCACCTATACCGGCTTCGGAAGCGAGAAGCTCACCGCCGCCGGAGCCCAGGCCGACGGCAAGTGGGACGCCCAGCTCGACATGGGGCGGGTGCTGGGCGACGAGCGGGTGAAGCTCTTCTATCCGCTCACCACGACGATGCTCGAGCTGCGGCTGGACCGCGAGCCGCTGCCCCTCGGCACCCGCACGCCGCCCGCGATCTTCCGCTTCGTCGGCCTCGACGCCCTCCCTCCGCCGCCCCCGCCGCCGCGCGTGGATCCCGACCGCATCCAGGCGCCGTGACGCTCTACACCAGCGGCCAGGGGTAGCGGTAGGCGCCGTCGTCCTCGGGGAAGCGAGCGGCCTTGACCAGCGCGCGCGCCCGCCTCAGCAGGGCCTGCCGCTCGAGCGGGTCGAGCAGCTCGGCCAGGGCGGCGGGCAGTCCCGCCCGTTGCAGGCGCCTGACGTCGCCGAGGATCGGGCCCGGGACCGCCGTGCCGCCGAAGTCCCAGATGACGGTGCGGAGCTTGGGCTCGGCATGAAAGGTCAGCGCGTTGTCGATGGCCCAGATCCGGCCGTCCGGCCCCAGCAGGCAGTGACCGCTCTTGCGGTCGGCGTTGTTGGCGAGCAGATCGAAGGCGCAGATCCGCTGCAGCCGGTCCTGGTGGCTCTCCGCTTCCCGTAGCGTGAAATAGTGCTCGGCGAAATCGGCCTGCACGAATTCCTGAAGCGACCCCTCGCCGAACGGTCCCTCGCGCAACACGGTGGGCGGCACGACGGCCCAGCCCAGCGCCTGGGACAGCTCCCAGGCCGCGACCTCGCGACGGAACAGGCTGGGTGGAAAATCCCACAGCGGCCGCTCGCCGCGGCCCGGCTTGTAGACGGCGAGCAGTGCCGTCCCTCCGGCCGTCACCTCGACGAGGTATGTCGCGTTGCTGCTGCGGGGCATCCGTCCCCGCACCGTGATCTCGCCGCGGGCGAGCAGCTCCAGCGTCTCAGCGGTGGAGGTGCCCATTGCTACGGGGACAGACGTGTCCGGACGGATCCATGGGCAAGGCGCAGAGCACGCACTCCGGGCGGCCCGCTTCCATGAGCTCGCGGGCCCGCTCCACGAAGGCCGCGGCCTGG
This DNA window, taken from Candidatus Methylomirabilota bacterium, encodes the following:
- a CDS encoding SCO1664 family protein, with amino-acid sequence MGTSTAETLELLARGEITVRGRMPRSSNATYLVEVTAGGTALLAVYKPGRGERPLWDFPPSLFRREVAAWELSQALGWAVVPPTVLREGPFGEGSLQEFVQADFAEHYFTLREAESHQDRLQRICAFDLLANNADRKSGHCLLGPDGRIWAIDNALTFHAEPKLRTVIWDFGGTAVPGPILGDVRRLQRAGLPAALAELLDPLERQALLRRARALVKAARFPEDDGAYRYPWPLV